Proteins from one Anopheles nili chromosome 2, idAnoNiliSN_F5_01, whole genome shotgun sequence genomic window:
- the LOC128720242 gene encoding mRNA (2'-O-methyladenosine-N(6)-)-methyltransferase, with translation MNDVGLSTKTESMLPAAPSAWDQLTNSTLVEQHQQHAQSQSQSPQLQASSPTTISAPLLTPTKTTPPDIAHTPSGTAPAASGVAGSGFNEELAPELTQQGWRKFWSKREGRPYFWNKLTGESLWEPPVLNRGGPAQFDPLTDPLGICSSHPMMGPNGPLSSHPHNASGYNNSLPSPHNHTLKRRASEDAQHTASMPPGAGGGTGASGGGPPPLKKYVLPGPWDLEVPTNVLIYERLPTTFPQPYPEVEALRGSLTMRLNKTYEDLCNKRESIAPPKDSFQRWLMERRTIDQGVDPLLPSQCSPEISPQMYREILRDIPIKIMKPKFTGDARKQLSRYCDAAKKIVERRGASEESKKIVKWNADDAYEWLRRTVGASYEDFQDRLTHLQRQCEPHIIATVRTSVEQLCAKLYHLSVQHARNIRERHGQILKEHSIPELAAPLQPPVTRKVWCYPVQFALPSPRMPQIDYNNDRDHMVIKYTNSAVMAAPDTHVVNISHLQKLEQLYRYNCFDDKKFDFFIGRAYCMLKRYATFLGINANPNQQEPELTQSALPAVVFECLYYHFNVTFECFASPLNCYFRQYCSAFGDTDSFFGSRGSFLEFKPVSGSFQVNPPYCEELIDASLQHIDRLLTDSAEPLSFIVFLQEWKEPALKCLAKIEDSPYKRKQVVVMGMEHEYRHGLQHCIPKSEVNFKSVVGTMVVWLQNAAGFARWAPTESRVDALLEAFRPGRERDRDKAATATSVPVQPSCSASANSPDVAATGNNSTSEISATSKPSTPATV, from the exons ATGAACGACGTCGGATTGAGCACTAAAACGGAAAGCATGCTTCCGGCGGCACCATCGGCATGGGATCAACTGACGAACTCGACGCTGGTagagcagcatcagcagcacgcCCAAAGCCAGTCCCAATCGCCCCAGTTGCAAGCTTCCAGCCCGACCACGATAAGCGCACCGTTGCTGACACCGACGAAAACGACCCCGCCCGACATTGCACACACCCCATCCGGCACGGCACCggctgcttccggtgtggcCGGTTCCGGCTTCAATGAGGAGCTCGCGCCCGAGCTGACCCAGCAAGGCTGGCGGAAGTTCTGGTCGAAACGGGAAGGACGGCCATACTTCTGGAACAAGCTCACCGGGGAATCGCTCTGGGAACCGCCCGTTCTGAACCGCGGAGGTCCCGCCCAATTCGATCCGCTCACGGACCCGCTCGGTATCTGCAGCAGCCATCCGATGATGGGACCCAATGGACCGCTTTCATCGCATCCGCACAATGCCAGCGGTTACAATAATTCACTTCCGTCCCCCCACAACCACACGTTAAAGCGACGCGCGTCGGAAGATGCTCAACACACCGCTAGCATGCCTCCGGGAGCGGGTGGTGGCACGGGTGCGAGTGGGGGAGGGCCACCGCCATTGAAGAAGTACGTTTTACCGGGCCCCTGGGACCTGGAGGTGCCGACGAACGTGCTGATCTACGAGCGACTACCGACGACGTTCCCCCAACCGTACCCGGAAGTTGAAGCGTTGCGCGGTTCACTCACAATGAGGCTTAACAAAACGTACGAGGACCTGTGCAACAAGCGCGAATCGATCGCCCCACCGAAGGATTCCTTTCAGCGGTGGCTCATGGAGCGGCGAACCATCGATCAGGGCGTGGATCCGCTGTTGCCCAGCCAGTGTTCGCCCGAAATTTCACCCCAAATGTACCGCGAGATCCTGCGTGACATCCCGATCAAGATCATGAAGCCCAAGTTCACGGGGGACGCCCGTAAACAGCTGTCCCGGTACTGCGATGCTGCGAAGAAGATCGTCGAGCGAAGAGGCGCCAGCgaggagagcaaaaagatCGTTAAATGGAACGCGGATGACGCGTACGAGTGGCTCCGGCGGACGGTTGGTGCCAGCTACGAGGACTTCCAGGACCGGTTAACGCACCTACAGCGCCAGTGTGAGCCGCACATCATCGCAACGGTACGCACCAGCGTAGAGCAGCTATGCGCGAAGCTTTACCACCTTTCGGTACAGCACGCGCGCAACATCCGTGAGCGACACGGGCAGATCCTGAAGGAACACAGCATCCCGGAGCTTGCGGCTCCACTGCAGCCTCCGGTAACACGCAAGGTGTGGTGCTACCCGGTGCAGTTCGCGTTGCCATCGCCCCGTATGCCGCAGATCGACTACAACAACGACCGCGACCACATGGTGATCAAGTACACGAACTCGGCCGTCATGGCGGCGCCCGATACGCACGTGGTTAACATCTCGCACCTGCAGAAGCTCGAGCAGCTGTACCGATACAACTGCTTCGACGATAAGAAGTTCGATTTCTTCATCGGGCGCGCGTACTGCATGCTGAAGCGATACGCGACTTTTCTCGGGATCAACGCGAACCCGAACCAGCAGGAACCGGAGCTAACGCAGTCCGCCCTACCGGCGGTCGTGTTCGAGTGCCTCTATTACCACTTCAACGTCACGTTCGAGTGCTTTGCGAGCCCGCTCAATTGCTACTTCCGCCAGTACTGCTCCGCATTTGGCGATACGGACTCGTTTTTCGGTTCGAGAGGCTCGTTCCTGGAGTTCAAGCCTGTTTCGGGTTCGTTTCAGGTTAATCCGCCGTACTGCGAGGAGCTGATCGATGCTAGCCTGCAGCATATTGACCGGCTGTTGACCGATTCGGCCGAACCGTTGAG CTTTATAGTGTTTTTACAGGAATGGAAGGAGCCGGCATTGAAGTGCCTGGCGAAGATTGAGGACAGCCCGTACAAACGGAAGCAAGTGGTCGTAATGGGGATGGAGCACGAGTACCGCCACGGCCTGCAGCACTGCATACCAAA ATCGGAGGTCAACTTTAAGAGCGTCGTAGggacgatggtggtgtggtTGCAAAATGCCGCTGGTTTTGCCCGGTGGGCGCCGACAGAGTCACGCGTCGACGCCCTGCTGGAAGCGTTCCGTCCTGGACGTGAACGGGACCGGGATAAGGCGGCCACCGCTACCAGCGTACCAGTGCAGCCGAGCTGTTCGGCCAGCGCCAACTCACCGGACGTGGCGGCTACAGGGAATAACAGCACCAGCGAAATCTCGGCCACCAGTAAACCATCGACTCCGGCCACCGTTTAA
- the LOC128728885 gene encoding uncharacterized protein LOC128728885: MQQQEKRRELRLKRFWRTTTKPPTSSEESGGCESPTKLGRKAFQQPSGSSSDSPPKHPTCSLPLLQVWPSQDSPRGEADGQSFVFPIVADDQQPNSNGRRNSLFVDQLQAGDSGIDSVQASPSPIAMPCHPLVVSNAISPTASPPAGSPTPSVERVAARRPSTSLLHPDHARIFALRPPASPDQVSLASLPLFDNHRSASTPPHPLQSSLEDSSDFNGATTSNHLCTASSSTTSSLTSVAVATLGPHPQRSSDPWLRPERDKDNPELDQRRASTMTARLSLFDALDLEYALLRAAARGSVGPYSLSESLHKLTFTQSLAFPALARGLATKRRNSTEQSSSRPLNPNESGLNTFAKVVTACVLVMVSFLVFLVVYKYVRT, encoded by the exons CAACAGGAAAAGCGACGCGAGCTGCGTTTAAAACGATTCTGGCGCACCACAACCAAACCGCCGACGTCCTCCGAGGAGTCCGGCGGCTGCGAAAGTCCTACAAAACTCGGACGAAAGGCATTCCAGCAGCcatccggcagcagcagcgataGTCCGCCCAAGCACCCAACCTGTTCGCTTCCACTGCTGCAGGTGTGGCCCAGCCAGGACTCGCCCCGAGGTGAAGCAGATGGCCAAAGCTTCGTTTTTCCGATCGTAGCCGACGATCAG CAACCGAACAGCAATGGCCGCCGGAACTCGCTTTTCGTGGATCAGCTGCAGGCGGGTGACTCCGGTATCGATTCCGTGCAGGCGTCCCCTTCACCAATCGCCATGCCTTGCCATCCGCTCGTCGTGTCTAATGCCATCTCCCCAACTGCATCACCTCCGGCCGGTTCTCCAACGCCCTCGGTTGAACGTGTGGCAGCTCGACGACCTTCGACATCGCTTCTACACCCAGATCACGCAAGGATCTTCGCCCTACGACCGCCGGCTTCACCCGATCAGGTGAGTCTTGCCAGCCTACCCCTGTTCGACAATCACAGGAGCGCATCTACGCCGCCTCACCCGCTACAGAGCTCGCTGGAGGATAGCTCGGACTTTAATGGGGCCACGACCAGCAACCATCTGTGTACCGCCAGTTCCAGCACGACCTCTTCGCTTACGTCTGTGGCAGTCGCCACCTTAGGACCTCATCCCCAACG GTCCTCCGATCCGTGGTTGCGACCTGAGCGTGACAAGGATAACCCCGAGCTGGATCAACGCCGTGCCTCCACGATGACCGCCCGACTGTCGCTGTTCGACGCTCTCGATCTCGAGTACGCCCTTTTACGGGCAGCAGCTCGCGGTTCCGTTGGTCCTTACTCCCTCAGTGAGTCCTTACACAAGCTGACGTTCACGCagtctctcgcttttccggcgctaGCTCGAGGACTCGCCACTAAAAGACGCAACTCGACTGAGCAGAGCTCCTCGAGACCCCTGAACCCGAACGAATCTGGGCTGAATACGTTCGCGAAGGTTGTCACCGCGTGCGTGCTCGTGATGGTGAGCTTTCTTGTCTTTCTCGTCGTGTATAAGTACGTGCGAACGTGA
- the LOC128728897 gene encoding protein 60A-like: MMHGGSSSSSTSSSSSFSSTTGEDALANFGHKRSTDPVYSSALAFVIDARLVGSSGFYIDNGVDQTVRQKSVELAERQEIEHEILDLLGLPDRPNKQHVHPSLRKSAPQFLLNIYHKFTEESNGGGRSGRRKRFADGSNLFTIADERAIGESDVIMSFLNKANRHLPKIRHHRGGHRLWFDTAELGADPSQQLLYASLRVYKNRTTGRPWEALVRGRQVVVRASLIGGYDAIRDSQHLELIAEQAVPYGYEGWVELNATQAMQRWIVERIPNKGVFVEAYYAESPRKATFPHEVGLVLSNRYGRYQPFLVGYCKGPELLHPAGTTEVASSRSKRSIKRSKPSTGRRTDRVRNPFLERFGGGPGQQKSCQIQTLYVSFRDLNWQDWIIAPDGFGAFFCYGECNFPLNTHMNATNHALIQTLVHLMHPTRVPKPCCAPTKLNPISVLYHIDDANINLKKYKNMVVKSCGCL; the protein is encoded by the exons ATGATgcacggcggcagcagcagcagtagtactagcagcagtagcagcttCAGCTCGACCACGGGAGAAGATGCACTCGCGAATTTCGGGCACAAACGTTCAACCGATCCGGTGTACTCCAGCGCGCTCGCGTTCGTCATCGACG CCCGGTTGGTAGGTTCGTCTGGGTTTTACATCGATAACGGCGTTGATCAAACCGTCCGGCAGAAAAGCGTCGAATTGGCCGAACGACAAGAGATCGAGCATGAAATACTGGATCTACTTGGGCTTCCCGATCGTCCCAACAAGCAGCACGTTCATCCATCATTAAG AAAATCAGCTCCCCAGTTCCTGCTCAACATCTACCATAAGTTTACAGAGGAATCGAACGGTGGAGGTCGATCCGGTCGTCGGAAGCGGTTTGCCGATGGCAGCAATCTGTTCACAATCGCAGACGAGCGAGCCATCGGGGAGAGTGATGTGATCATGTCGTTCCTGAACAAGGCAAACCGTCACCTACCGAAGATCCGCCATCATCGGGGTGGTCATCGACTGTGGTTTGACACGGCGGAGCTTGGAGCCGATCCAAGTCAGCAACTGCTGTACGCGAGCCTGCGAGTGTACAAAAATCGGACCACCGGTCGTCCCTGGGAGGCTCTTGTCCGTGGCCGGCAGGTCGTAGTACGGGCTTCCCTCATTGGAGGGTACGATGCGATTCGGGACAGCCAACATCTTGAACTCATCGCCGAACAAGCAGTTCCCTACGGGTACGAAGGCTGGGTAGAGTTAAACGCCACCCAGGCCATGCAACGGTGGATCGTCGAGCGAATACCCAACAAAGGCGTGTTCGTGGAGGCGTACTATGCAGAGAGTCCTCGCAAAGCGACCTTCCCGCACGAGGTTGGGTTGGTCCTGTCGAACCGATATGGTCGCTACCAGCCCTTCCTTGTGGGCTATTGCAAAGGACCTGAACTTCTGCATCCAGCAGGAACAACCGAAGTTGCGTCTAGTCGTTCCAAGCGCAGCATCAAGCGGAGTAAGCCCAGCACCGGCAGACGAACGGATCGCGTACGAAATCCGTTCCTGGAGCGATTCGGTGGAGGTCCCGGCCAGCAGAAGAGCTGTCAGATTCAGACGTTGTACGTGAGCTTTCGGGATCTAAATTGGCAGGATTGGATCATCGCCCCGGACGGGTTTGGGGCGTTCTTCTGCTACGGCGAGTGTAATTTTCCGCTTAACACGCACATGAACGCGACGAACCACGCGCTCATCCAGACGTTGGTACACCTGATGCATCCGACACGTGTCCCAAAGCCATGCTGCGCCCCAACCAAGCTCAACCCCATCTCGGTGCTGTATCACATCGATGACGCCAATATCAACCTGAAAAAGTACAAGAACATGGTCGTAAAGAGCTGCGGGTGTCTGTAG
- the LOC128722145 gene encoding neuronal membrane glycoprotein M6-a — protein MAMNRNRTPTGQIRDDFLLETNFDDDGALTRAYNTLPQQQAATNTERSLVPYRSNLSVDRYSDTTLHGKPRRRGGCCKSCITRIPYATLIATVMCLIGVAVFCGTMFRGTSLAIIMLDQVFHLRLPWIEAVQMIFVVIGASMAALGLMILFVGFLATGATRHKVYRAWGSRVGGRISCAVFMAITYVLNIVWILILCFLAIVTFVFTVFWNMCANNNVQTHRDCIDLTQFYFMFPEGVKQEDMKICEPAKVKAFCKDGVEKCEIMFILATVSCLLIILSFVHYLMCLAANYAHIRDHEKFQELQEMQNLTEMEYSAASKDRF, from the exons ATGGCCATGAATCGGAATCGGACACCGACCGGACAAATACGGGACGATTTTCTGCTCGAGACTAACTTCGACGACGATGGAGCCCTCACGCGTGCCTACAACACCCTACCGCAACAGCAGGCTGCCACCAACACCGAACGCAGCCTGGTACCTTATCGTTCGAACTTATCGGTGGATCGATACTCGGACACAACTCTACACGGCAAACCACGGCGGAGAG GTGGTTGCTGTAAATCATGCATTACACGGATACCGTACGCGACGCTGATTGCGACGGTCATGTGCCTTATCGGAGTCGCTGTCTTCTGTGGCACGATGTTCCGTGGCACCTCGCTGGCCATCATCATGCTCGATCAAGTGTTTCACCTGCGGCTGCCCTGGATCGAGGCGGTTCAGATGATTTTCGTTGTAATTGGCGCCTCCATGGCAGCCCTTGGGTTGATGATTCTGTTCGTCGGATTCCTGGCCACGGGTGCTACCCGTCACAAGGTGTATCGGGCGTGGGGGTCGCGTGTCGGTGGCCGCATCTCGTGCGCCGTCTTTATGGCTATCACGTACGTGCTGAATATCGTGTGGATACTGATCCTTTGCTTTTTGGCCATCGTCACGTTTGTGTTTACCGTTTTTTGGAACATGTGCGCCAACAACAACGTGCAGACTCATCGTGATTGCATCGACCTAACGCAGTTCT ACTTTATGTTCCCGGAAGGCGTCAAGCAGGAAGATATGAAGATATGCGAACCGGCTAAAGTAAAAGCGTTTTGCAAGGATGGCGTGGAAAAGTGCGAGATCATGTTCATCCTTGCAACGGTGTCTTGTCTGTTGATTATTCTCAGCTTCGTACACTACCTGATGTGTCTGGCGGCCAACTATGCGCATATTCGAGATCACGAGAAATTCCAAGAgctgcaggaaatgcagaacCTCACCGAGATGGAGTACAGTGCCGCGTCTAAGGATAGATTCTAG